GGACTGCTCGCGACTTCGTGTCAGCAACCCAAGGGCCAGTTCCCGAGCACGACTGACCTTTAGAGAGCGATCTTTCTTCCTTCCGGAGACCCCGATTGATAGGTAAGACGTATTTGCTTCTAAGTCCTCGAATCCGTCCAGGATCTTGTCGATTGACTGACCTGCGTATGGCCTGCCTCTAGTGGGTCACGCCTTTAAGTAGGCGCTCCGCAGCGGGCTCGTGATGCGAGTCCCTGGACACCGACGAACTTCGCCCGCCTTTGCGAGACTTCTCAAATAGGCAGGCGTGCCGTACGCCCGGTTCCACGACGCCCGGCATACCTGGGCGACGATGATGCTGGAGGCGGGGGAGGACCCCAAGGTTGTTTCGGAGCTCCGGGGTCACTCGCCGATCGCCACGACGGCCGACACCTACGGCCACGTCACGGTCGGGCTGAAACGGCGCGCCGAGGCGAGAATGTCTTCTATAGTTGAGCAAGTAACGGCCAGGAAGGACCCGGACGGCCAGGTGCAGAAATGAACAACTTTCCCCCACGCACGGACATCATTCGGAGTCGAGCGGCGCGGATGCTGGTTCTCCAGGAGTCAGGCGGTCCCGATTTTCGCGCCTCTAGCAGGTGTTGGCCAGCT
The Bacillota bacterium genome window above contains:
- a CDS encoding tyrosine-type recombinase/integrase; its protein translation is MPYARFHDARHTWATMMLEAGEDPKVVSELRGHSPIATTADTYGHVTVGLKRRAEARMSSIVEQVTARKDPDGQVQK